From the genome of Bartonella sp. M0283:
CAAGCCTTTCCATTTTTTCAATCCAAAGTTTTCTTTTCCATTCAGGATACTGTCAGTTTTAGCGCTTAGATAGCAGATCAAACAAGGATTCTGCGAATGCGTAAAACTCGAAAACTTACGATTGCCGTTCTTGGCAGTGCGACATTGTTTTGCAGTGGTTATTATTTGAGCGGAAACGGCTATCTGAACCGTTTTGGCGAGCAACGTATGATGCTTGACGTCACCCCTCCTCCCTTTGGAAGTGCCGAACAACAGCGTGATGAAAAAATTTTTTTAAAAACCCGTAGCTATAAAGACAGTGCACGTTGGAAACAGGCAATAAATGACGCTAACGCAACCCAAGCGGAGCTTATTCATGGCTTTAGCTGTGCGGCGGGACATCAATTGGACCCGAAAAATATGCCGAATTTCGTCAAGCTTTTCACAAAAATCGATGATGACGCAGAAAGACTGACACGACACTCCAAAAAAGAATTTAGAATTCCTCGTCCTTATATCGCTTATGGAGGCGCTTCGTGCACAAAGCCCTCGGGATATGATTATCCGTCCGGTCACGCCATGGAAGGGTGGACAATTGCACGCTTGCTGGTTGAATTTTTCCCTGAGCGGCGTGCGGCCATTTTTACCCATGCGCGCAGCCTTGCTGAAAGCCGCGTCATTTGCGGTGTCCATAGTGTCAGTGCTGTGGAAGTTGACGAACATTATTCGGAAAGACTTTTCGAACGCTTGAAAAAACTTACGTCCTTCCAAAATGATTTGTCCATTGCAAGAAGTGAAATGGACAAATTGAAAGAATGGTCTGACAAACAAGGAAAATGCGAAAAATTTCCGTCCCAATATGTCAAACCATTTTCTGTCAGAGCGTCTTTTTCCTATTCCTATCCCGCTAATGTTGTGAGGTGACACATGTTTCGCTCTATTTTGAAATATCGCCCCGCAATGAGCAGTGTAACTTTGTCAATTATCGTTGCAATTTACATGCTTCTGATTTTTAACCGGACCTTTTGGCAACATGTTTTACAGGCGTTCAATTATGATTTTGCACCGATTATGGCGATTGCTGTCGGCGTTGCCTGTTTGTTTATTGCACTCACGGTAACATTTTCGGTCAAATATCTCATCAAGCCGGTTTTTATAATTTTCATTATGGTAGGCAGCATCGCAAGCTGGTTTACTGATGAATTCGGAACAATTATCGACCGCGATATGATTGCCAATGCTGTAGAGACCACTTCGGCAGAGGCATCCAACCTGCTTACGCCTGCATTCTTCTTCCATCTTGCATTAACAGGCATTGTCCCTTCTTTGCTTATTTTGTGGATAAAAATCAAACATTTTCCATTGATAAAGAAGGTATTTGTTAATCTCTCGATTATTGTCCCCTGTTTGTTGATTGCCGTTTTTTGTACGTTGATTACATCGCGTCAATTGATTTCAACATTACGCGAGCACAATGAGATAGTCCGTATTGTCAACCCTATTCTTCCTATCGGTCATGCAGTAAAATATGTGACCCGCAGGGAGCATGCGAAAACACGCGTATTCAAACAAATAGGGCTTGATGCCAAAGTAGTGCCGTTCGAACCGCAAAACGGTCGCCCGCGCGTTACCATAGTGGTTGCCGGCGAAACAGCACGGGCGGAGAATTTTTCGCTGCAAGGCTATGATAAAGAAACCAATCCGGAATTAAAAAAGCGGGATATAATCTATTTCCCGAACACGACTTCATGTGGTACCGCGACAGCACAATCGCTTCCATGCATGTTTTCACCTTTTCCTCGCAAAGAATTCTCGATAGCTCGCGCTTTATCAACCAATAGTCTTCCCGATATTTTGAAAAGCGCCGGAATTAACGTCGAATGGTGGGAAAATAACACCGGTAGCAAAGGTGTGGCAGACCGCGTCAAGAACGTATCTTTCTATGGGCTTAAAGATCC
Proteins encoded in this window:
- a CDS encoding phosphatase PAP2 family protein; its protein translation is MRKTRKLTIAVLGSATLFCSGYYLSGNGYLNRFGEQRMMLDVTPPPFGSAEQQRDEKIFLKTRSYKDSARWKQAINDANATQAELIHGFSCAAGHQLDPKNMPNFVKLFTKIDDDAERLTRHSKKEFRIPRPYIAYGGASCTKPSGYDYPSGHAMEGWTIARLLVEFFPERRAAIFTHARSLAESRVICGVHSVSAVEVDEHYSERLFERLKKLTSFQNDLSIARSEMDKLKEWSDKQGKCEKFPSQYVKPFSVRASFSYSYPANVVR
- a CDS encoding phosphoethanolamine transferase, producing MFRSILKYRPAMSSVTLSIIVAIYMLLIFNRTFWQHVLQAFNYDFAPIMAIAVGVACLFIALTVTFSVKYLIKPVFIIFIMVGSIASWFTDEFGTIIDRDMIANAVETTSAEASNLLTPAFFFHLALTGIVPSLLILWIKIKHFPLIKKVFVNLSIIVPCLLIAVFCTLITSRQLISTLREHNEIVRIVNPILPIGHAVKYVTRREHAKTRVFKQIGLDAKVVPFEPQNGRPRVTIVVAGETARAENFSLQGYDKETNPELKKRDIIYFPNTTSCGTATAQSLPCMFSPFPRKEFSIARALSTNSLPDILKSAGINVEWWENNTGSKGVADRVKNVSFYGLKDPEFCIEGECQDGIMLKKLGQWLDNIDHDSVLFIHQLGSHGPAYFERYPETFRHFRPDCRKTVFSECKPEEIRNAYDNTILYTDYFLSQIIDALNQRTGKFDSAMIYMSDHGESLGENGLYLHGMPYSIAPKEQTHIPFILWMSSPFAKTMNLDLGCIRKDAESKQMSHDNLFPSVLTMMNVKTTLIDDRLDLFRSCQSSQIALEK